One window from the genome of Leucobacter aridicollis encodes:
- a CDS encoding carbohydrate ABC transporter permease, translated as MNATVPGAAADTTHAILLRESTGRAPAVPHPRRSSPKRWQTAFLYAALVLVAVVPLFPLYWLVISAFKTPGEFSSVPPTWFPAQPTLDPVVTALTEVPFLQSMLNSLLIAGGTTLSVLVTSVLAGYVFAKHQFRGRDTLFWAVVATMFLPPVVTLVPLYYLVSSMGLDDSYLGVMLPWLANPFGIFLMRQFIADLPDEIIEAARMDGAGELRIVWQFVLPMLKPAVVTLGVFMFVYAWNNFIWPLSILKSEALYPVVLTINRLMSYTMSFEYQNVVVAGALIASLPTLIVFLIAQRVFVQGIASSGVKG; from the coding sequence ATGAACGCGACAGTGCCAGGCGCCGCAGCAGATACCACCCACGCGATCTTGCTGCGCGAGTCGACGGGCAGAGCGCCTGCTGTGCCACATCCTCGGCGGAGTTCACCAAAGCGGTGGCAGACAGCGTTCCTCTACGCGGCGCTCGTGCTTGTCGCCGTGGTCCCACTGTTCCCGCTCTACTGGTTGGTCATCTCGGCGTTCAAGACGCCCGGTGAGTTCTCGAGTGTGCCACCCACATGGTTCCCCGCGCAGCCCACACTCGACCCGGTCGTCACCGCGCTTACAGAGGTGCCTTTCCTGCAATCCATGCTCAACAGCCTGCTCATCGCGGGCGGCACGACGCTCTCGGTGCTCGTTACCAGCGTGCTTGCGGGCTACGTCTTCGCCAAGCACCAGTTCCGCGGCCGTGACACGCTGTTCTGGGCCGTTGTCGCGACGATGTTCCTGCCGCCCGTGGTCACGCTCGTGCCGCTCTACTACTTGGTGAGCAGCATGGGCCTCGATGATAGCTATCTCGGGGTGATGCTGCCGTGGCTCGCGAATCCGTTCGGCATCTTCCTCATGCGGCAGTTCATCGCCGACCTTCCCGACGAGATCATCGAGGCTGCCCGTATGGACGGCGCAGGCGAGCTGAGGATCGTGTGGCAGTTTGTGCTGCCGATGCTCAAGCCTGCCGTTGTCACGCTCGGCGTCTTCATGTTCGTCTACGCCTGGAACAACTTCATCTGGCCGCTGTCCATCCTGAAATCTGAGGCGCTATATCCTGTTGTGCTCACGATCAACCGCCTGATGTCGTACACGATGAGCTTTGAGTATCAGAACGTAGTGGTCGCTGGGGCCCTCATCGCGTCACTCCCGACGCTCATCGTGTTCCTCATCGCGCAGCGGGTCTTCGTGCAGGGCATCGCGAGTAGCGGTGTGAAGGGCTGA
- a CDS encoding carbohydrate ABC transporter permease: protein MTTTHAAPAGTLSSPVQHPKRRSGQGQGRWSALFLSPALIIITIFTVVPIVMTVVISLHEWSMFTPITEMTWVGLDNYATLFADSNRTQAMLNTGVYVVLSIVITVPLGLLIAMLLYFPKLRGQNLIRVILFSTYVIPTIAIVIIWSNIYAPGYGPLSTMLQSIGITPPGWLSDPSWALISLVIFNVWQMLGYYVILLVAGLTQIPGDLYEAARIDGAGIIRQTWSITIPMLSKTLFFVILMTFINSIQVFDPIYLLTQGGPAGSTNTISYEIQRSAFSYGLAGESSALAVTLFMTILVIGALLGVALRGRKK, encoded by the coding sequence GTGACGACCACACACGCTGCACCGGCGGGGACGCTCTCCTCGCCGGTGCAGCACCCCAAACGCCGCAGCGGGCAAGGCCAGGGCCGCTGGTCTGCCCTGTTCCTCAGCCCCGCGCTCATCATCATTACCATCTTCACGGTGGTGCCAATCGTCATGACGGTGGTCATCAGCCTGCACGAGTGGTCGATGTTCACCCCGATCACGGAAATGACCTGGGTCGGCCTCGACAACTACGCGACACTGTTCGCCGATTCGAACCGGACGCAGGCGATGCTCAACACGGGCGTCTATGTCGTGCTGAGCATCGTCATCACGGTCCCGCTTGGTCTACTCATCGCGATGCTGCTGTACTTTCCGAAGCTGCGCGGGCAGAACCTTATTCGGGTAATCCTGTTCTCGACCTACGTGATCCCGACAATCGCAATTGTGATCATCTGGAGCAACATTTATGCACCTGGCTACGGCCCGCTCTCGACGATGCTTCAGAGCATTGGCATCACCCCACCTGGATGGTTGAGTGACCCGTCGTGGGCACTCATCTCACTCGTCATCTTCAATGTCTGGCAGATGCTCGGCTACTACGTGATCCTGCTCGTTGCGGGGCTCACACAGATCCCAGGCGACCTCTACGAGGCAGCCCGCATCGACGGAGCTGGAATTATTCGGCAGACCTGGTCAATCACTATCCCGATGCTCAGCAAGACGCTGTTCTTCGTGATCCTCATGACCTTCATCAACTCAATCCAGGTATTCGACCCGATCTATCTACTTACCCAGGGCGGCCCTGCCGGGTCAACCAACACGATTTCATACGAGATTCAGCGATCTGCATTCTCTTATGGCCTCGCCGGCGAATCGAGTGCACTCGCGGTGACGCTGTTCATGACAATTCTGGTGATCGGCGCCCTGCTTGGAGTCGCACTCCGTGGGAGGAAGAAATGA